Genomic segment of Halococcus hamelinensis 100A6:
TCCCGTCGGTCGTTTCGCTCGACGTGACGGTCGCGGTCGATACGGCCGTGGTCGGCGCTGCCGTCGACATCGACGTCCCGGTCGCCGTCGCCTTGACGGCCGTGGCCGTCGGTCCGGGCTCGGAGCCGTTCTCGGTGGGCACGGCGGTCGAGTCCCCACTGTTCGAGAGGCCGCTACAGCCGGCGAGTGCGACGAGCGCGATGACGACGAGGATGAGGGCCGTTCGTCGTACCATGCGTTTTTTGAAACGGGTGTTGCCATGAATCTACTGGTCGTCCGCCGCTCGGGGTCGAACGGGCGTCGCCCGGGCGACCGGCTTTCAATACGCTTTTGAGGGGCGACCGGCTTCCTTCCGCCATGGCTGATTTCACGGTCGTCGTCGCCGACCCCGAGGACGGGGCGGCCTACCAGCGCGCGGTCGAGGGACAGGACGCGAACCGATTCATCGGACGGTCCATCGGCGACGAGGTCGATGGCGGCGCGGTCGGGCTCGACGGCTACACCGTCGAACTCACGGGCGGGTCGGACACCGCCGGCCGACCGATGCGCGAGGACGTCGCGGGCTCGACGCTCTCGTCGGTGCTCCTCTCGGGCGGCACCGGGTACCACCCGACGAGCGACGGCGAGCGAAAGCGCGTCACGGTTCGGG
This window contains:
- a CDS encoding 30S ribosomal protein S6e — translated: MADFTVVVADPEDGAAYQRAVEGQDANRFIGRSIGDEVDGGAVGLDGYTVELTGGSDTAGRPMREDVAGSTLSSVLLSGGTGYHPTSDGERKRVTVRGREVGDETRQINATITGRGDQSVDELFGEGDDADE